One part of the Bacteroidia bacterium genome encodes these proteins:
- a CDS encoding DUF6252 family protein: MKKSAFLLLMFSICLLPLSCGGDTKTDTSYDEKSYEEEVPNKEDKGTVKFLLDGVAWTNDGQNPHNGLNVDAITDHNTVVQFKAYAANGTYLDITVYNVDGIGPGTYALGKTSQAAYESDTGDKLIYITAGMKEEAGSATIESLTETRVTGRFSFKMRNSANPDDVKVVMNGTFDVEFN; this comes from the coding sequence ATGAAAAAGTCAGCATTCCTATTGCTTATGTTTTCGATTTGCTTGCTTCCACTATCTTGTGGAGGTGATACGAAAACGGATACTTCCTATGATGAAAAAAGCTATGAAGAGGAGGTCCCTAACAAGGAAGATAAAGGGACCGTAAAATTTTTATTGGACGGGGTAGCCTGGACAAATGATGGCCAGAATCCTCACAATGGACTGAATGTAGATGCTATAACTGATCACAATACAGTTGTCCAATTCAAGGCTTATGCTGCCAATGGGACCTATTTGGATATAACCGTATATAATGTGGATGGTATTGGGCCGGGAACCTATGCGCTAGGGAAAACAAGTCAGGCGGCCTATGAGTCCGATACAGGCGATAAGCTTATCTACATCACGGCCGGGATGAAGGAAGAAGCAGGAAGCGCTACGATTGAAAGCTTGACAGAAACCCGAGTTACTGGACGATTTTCATTCAAAATGAGAAATTCTGCAAATCCCGATGACGTTAAGGTGGTAATGAATGGGACCTTTGATGTGGAGTTTAATTGA
- a CDS encoding amidohydrolase family protein produces the protein MIATQKEKGNRPSFVTFCLILSILFISSISCRSHRTFAEFTKDDCDCYNRKKEGYTFKVDAHCHFRPFGGEAIPYPELVKYFERSGVLFVNVFGIGQKLPPDSPCTYYLDCPGTDVTPSLSNDFINAANSLDYYKEHVSEEKTVNFVLSMTFPDLANPEPVIDQIRLFDKEYPGMFSWMGEVNLVKQALLPNGHEKADLKDIAQWAEFMDTLRVRDIPINIHCDLGNDDDPTAFLYLMEKTLEIYPDNKIVWSHMGLSRELTSIDPDKHIKILADLLDKYPKLWIDLSWDVLWDSVFFKEEIRAKYISFINAYPTRFLTGTDFVASSNKTYKDYKQALEKTSYLNLDMNDEAFRYIALGENYFRLLNLPYKAPEVCPAKK, from the coding sequence ATGATAGCAACACAGAAAGAAAAAGGTAACAGACCTTCCTTTGTTACGTTTTGCTTAATCTTATCCATACTTTTCATCAGTAGTATCAGTTGTCGTAGCCACCGAACTTTCGCAGAGTTCACAAAAGATGACTGCGATTGTTATAATCGGAAGAAAGAAGGCTATACCTTCAAAGTAGATGCCCATTGTCACTTTCGACCTTTTGGAGGAGAAGCCATTCCCTATCCGGAATTGGTCAAGTACTTTGAGCGATCAGGGGTCCTTTTTGTAAATGTCTTTGGGATTGGACAAAAATTACCACCTGATAGTCCTTGTACTTATTATCTGGATTGTCCGGGGACAGATGTTACTCCAAGCCTTTCGAATGATTTTATCAATGCGGCAAACAGCCTGGATTATTACAAAGAGCATGTATCAGAGGAGAAGACTGTCAACTTCGTTCTCTCTATGACCTTCCCTGATCTGGCCAATCCTGAACCTGTAATCGATCAGATTCGTCTCTTTGATAAGGAATATCCAGGGATGTTTAGCTGGATGGGAGAAGTGAATTTGGTAAAACAGGCATTGCTTCCCAATGGCCATGAAAAAGCCGATCTGAAGGATATCGCTCAATGGGCCGAGTTTATGGATACCTTGCGTGTGAGGGACATTCCTATCAATATCCATTGCGATCTGGGAAATGATGATGATCCTACTGCCTTTTTGTATTTGATGGAAAAAACTTTGGAGATCTATCCGGATAATAAGATCGTATGGTCCCATATGGGTTTATCCAGAGAACTGACCAGTATAGATCCCGATAAACACATAAAGATTCTTGCTGATTTGTTGGACAAATATCCCAAACTCTGGATTGATCTTTCCTGGGATGTATTGTGGGATTCTGTGTTTTTTAAGGAGGAAATTCGCGCTAAATACATTTCCTTTATCAATGCCTATCCTACTCGTTTTCTGACCGGAACTGATTTTGTCGCCTCTTCAAATAAAACCTATAAAGATTATAAGCAAGCCCTGGAAAAGACCAGTTACTTAAATCTGGATATGAACGATGAAGCTTTTCGTTACATAGCGCTTGGAGAAAACTACTTTCGCTTACTAAATCTCCCATACAAAGCACCTGAAGTTTGCCCAGCTAAAAAGTAG
- a CDS encoding serine hydrolase domain-containing protein — protein MRHLLILNLIFFVFPSFAFAQNQDLQLDRYLQSIYKEAAAPGFSVSIVEKGEVRYQAAFGKEILGQKAPMRVESVLPIGSLTKSMTALALMQLVEKGQLDLDKPIVEYVPEFQTAKPEKSSKITCRMLLNNSSALYGGYSDGSLEGDSATYQLMKSLDGTYLEQEPGLFYRYSNTAFSLAGYLLHAISGEAYADYLERHIFKPLGMNSTSTRFTDFEQLESIDGHYYGINSSIPAHIERNQEAEAMIPAGSLMRSSAKDLSAYMLALLNPNTSGIISIAGREKLWEAQSCFAGFSYEEGGEDEEFGYGLGWMRGNIEGKDLVFHGGSTGTASSIMILDPLHEIGVVVLLNLDYTFIDRYRYRTEFNIAYNLLRIVLGQSPNEYGQPRITDPSLNEYDLDGGNYEHYIGSYQFAGGGDNFVYHGVGLQIKPEEKYGLVGEAYRGSQLLSRFQLDFVNKTLAMRRFQGQADPLRFSLDRKGQVKGVEVFGSRFIRRDSNYFQRFQELNTKEWKCLLPMAYQMEKNGEMYLLRKAETCEILLGFDNLSPEARLSNYFPDQAFERQGIIQQQKIGTTRWEQHAFLGSKRQVILLRSQLKGRHFQIVMSTPIGELSQLASSDLYGIISSFSRK, from the coding sequence ATGCGTCATTTACTCATATTAAATCTCATATTTTTTGTCTTTCCCTCATTTGCATTCGCTCAAAATCAGGATTTACAGCTTGATCGCTATTTGCAAAGCATTTACAAAGAGGCTGCAGCTCCCGGCTTTTCAGTGAGTATAGTCGAAAAAGGGGAGGTTCGCTATCAGGCTGCTTTTGGGAAGGAGATACTTGGGCAGAAAGCTCCTATGCGAGTCGAAAGTGTCTTGCCTATCGGAAGTCTGACCAAGTCTATGACGGCTTTGGCTTTGATGCAATTGGTTGAAAAGGGACAATTGGATTTGGATAAACCCATCGTCGAATATGTGCCGGAATTTCAAACTGCAAAGCCTGAAAAAAGCAGCAAGATCACTTGCCGGATGTTACTCAATAACTCAAGTGCTTTGTATGGAGGCTATTCGGATGGAAGTTTGGAAGGAGATTCTGCGACATATCAACTGATGAAATCTTTGGATGGGACATATCTCGAACAGGAGCCGGGACTATTCTATCGTTATTCCAATACCGCTTTTTCTCTCGCTGGTTATCTGCTTCATGCCATAAGTGGGGAAGCTTATGCTGATTATCTGGAGCGACACATTTTCAAACCGCTGGGTATGAATAGCACCAGCACACGATTTACGGATTTTGAACAACTGGAATCTATAGATGGGCATTATTATGGAATTAACTCCTCTATTCCTGCCCACATTGAAAGAAATCAGGAAGCAGAGGCAATGATTCCGGCTGGTTCTTTGATGCGATCCTCTGCTAAGGACCTCTCTGCCTATATGCTGGCCCTTTTAAATCCAAATACATCTGGCATAATCAGTATTGCTGGTCGAGAGAAATTGTGGGAAGCTCAATCCTGCTTTGCTGGCTTTTCCTATGAAGAAGGTGGAGAAGACGAAGAATTTGGATATGGCCTGGGGTGGATGCGGGGAAATATAGAGGGGAAAGATCTGGTCTTTCATGGGGGCAGTACGGGAACGGCTTCTTCCATCATGATCCTTGATCCCTTGCATGAAATTGGAGTAGTTGTTTTACTCAATCTGGATTATACTTTTATTGATCGCTATCGGTACAGGACTGAGTTTAACATCGCTTACAATCTTTTGCGAATTGTTTTGGGGCAAAGTCCTAATGAATATGGGCAACCGAGAATTACTGATCCTAGCTTGAATGAATACGATTTGGATGGAGGAAACTATGAGCACTACATCGGTAGCTACCAATTTGCAGGCGGAGGAGATAATTTTGTTTATCATGGTGTGGGCTTACAAATAAAGCCTGAAGAGAAATACGGCCTCGTTGGAGAAGCTTATCGAGGTTCACAATTGCTGAGTAGGTTTCAGTTGGATTTTGTGAACAAAACCTTGGCTATGCGTAGATTTCAGGGACAGGCTGATCCCCTTCGATTTAGTCTGGATCGAAAAGGCCAGGTAAAGGGCGTAGAAGTTTTTGGGAGTAGATTTATTCGAAGAGATAGCAACTACTTTCAACGCTTTCAGGAATTGAATACAAAAGAGTGGAAATGCCTGCTTCCTATGGCATATCAAATGGAGAAAAATGGCGAGATGTATCTGTTAAGGAAAGCAGAGACTTGTGAAATCCTCCTGGGATTTGATAATCTTTCTCCTGAAGCGCGCTTGTCGAATTATTTTCCGGACCAGGCTTTTGAAAGGCAAGGAATTATCCAACAGCAAAAAATAGGGACGACTCGATGGGAACAGCATGCTTTTCTAGGATCCAAACGACAAGTGATCTTACTGAGGAGCCAATTGAAGGGCAGGCATTTCCAGATTGTGATGAGCACGCCTATTGGAGAATTAAGTCAACTTGCCTCAAGCGATCTTTATGGGATTATCTCAAGTTTCTCGAGGAAATAA
- a CDS encoding FtsX-like permease family protein, whose product MRNLIQLSIQQIYRRPAQSFILFASIALGSMLLGSALGLLVVLNKPFDQVFEQLKGSHFLLYFDQRMDDPEQIRDWFEAQEEVLFVGQPNTVHMQNGPFLLKEDNLELGLRLLEYHRKNRHPDSLHLLSGIKQEKPGFGEIWINSSFAKTHEIEIGDSLGIPLGPEVMWLEVSAWVADPHYASGMVNPGQAWLAPGALATMYPLENLQEVMLGVRVKDADKMHMLWDRFIREVGYDGSKLDYQLFRSASGSLLGLIGNMLLLVAILSFLLSLLLIRNSLRANIQADYRQIGIWKSLGFLPGEIQLSYLIQVFLLALLGIFLGLLSAKILLPFILQQSLSNLGIIQIHYSVYPFIISASLSLSLILLLAAISSRKAAAVPAAQAIRIGRPAKEIQFHVFSFQKLRSPIFYFGAFLLQSRVFRNLMLVFSFALCIALMSILLSLGNSFSRLTEYPAAWGFEEVDLILKKSDRVLISRRQKEIIELLEKEDLVEKIIPYDWINMSIPPQQKNSGRELLGKVYVGNLAESGLTMLSGRHPQNANELSLCIGSARQYGISTGDSLEVELEGERVKMLVCGIYQDIGNMGQGFRMHISAIRGLNPLFEVSLFGLQVKNKQEKEKLKSRILKRYGEVFEFERSIGDIIQDMGIVSAIWALVQFLCLFFFLIIALLNSFDLGLLFREEKGHLILLQSLGKERKEIRNVLLFRIALILFPAILFGLLLGNSLGALLISQISSGLGLPAFPYQINFSHNFFLGLSLGVLLFVLTFWRAKRLAALLT is encoded by the coding sequence ATGAGAAACTTAATTCAGCTGAGTATTCAGCAAATTTATAGAAGGCCTGCCCAGTCTTTTATCCTCTTTGCCAGCATCGCCTTAGGAAGTATGTTGCTCGGCAGCGCGCTCGGATTATTAGTTGTGCTCAATAAACCCTTCGATCAAGTCTTTGAACAACTAAAAGGCTCTCATTTCCTCTTATACTTTGACCAACGCATGGACGATCCGGAGCAAATTCGAGATTGGTTTGAAGCTCAGGAAGAAGTCTTGTTTGTTGGGCAGCCTAATACTGTGCACATGCAAAATGGTCCTTTCCTTTTGAAGGAGGATAATTTGGAATTGGGTTTACGCCTGCTGGAGTATCATCGAAAGAATCGGCATCCTGATTCCTTGCATTTGCTTTCAGGTATAAAGCAAGAAAAACCAGGTTTTGGGGAAATTTGGATTAACTCTTCCTTTGCCAAAACCCATGAAATTGAAATCGGTGATTCACTTGGGATTCCGCTTGGACCAGAAGTCATGTGGTTGGAAGTAAGTGCCTGGGTAGCTGATCCACATTATGCAAGTGGAATGGTAAATCCGGGACAAGCCTGGTTGGCTCCGGGGGCTTTGGCGACCATGTATCCTCTTGAGAATTTACAAGAAGTGATGCTGGGAGTGAGGGTGAAGGATGCTGATAAAATGCACATGCTTTGGGACAGATTTATCAGAGAAGTAGGTTATGATGGGAGCAAGCTGGATTACCAACTTTTCCGATCTGCCTCGGGGAGCTTGCTAGGATTGATTGGAAATATGCTATTGCTTGTTGCCATACTCAGTTTCCTATTATCCTTACTTCTTATTCGCAATAGTCTGCGGGCTAATATACAAGCAGACTATCGACAGATCGGGATATGGAAAAGTTTGGGATTCCTTCCCGGCGAAATTCAGCTAAGCTATCTGATACAAGTCTTCCTTCTGGCTTTGCTGGGAATATTCCTGGGACTGCTAAGTGCAAAGATATTGCTTCCATTTATCCTCCAACAATCCCTCAGCAATCTAGGGATCATCCAGATTCATTATTCTGTCTACCCATTTATCATAAGTGCTTCCCTCAGTCTAAGTTTGATCCTTTTACTTGCGGCGATAAGTAGTCGAAAAGCAGCGGCTGTACCTGCAGCTCAGGCCATCCGAATTGGAAGGCCAGCAAAGGAAATTCAATTTCATGTTTTCTCTTTTCAAAAGCTTCGCTCGCCCATTTTCTACTTCGGTGCTTTCTTATTGCAAAGCCGTGTTTTTCGTAACCTCATGCTTGTCTTTTCATTTGCTTTATGTATAGCATTGATGAGTATCCTGCTGAGTTTGGGAAACTCTTTCTCCCGTCTTACAGAGTATCCGGCTGCCTGGGGATTTGAAGAAGTTGATCTCATTTTGAAAAAATCTGATCGGGTCCTCATTTCCCGGCGACAAAAAGAAATCATAGAACTACTTGAGAAAGAAGATTTAGTGGAAAAAATCATTCCGTATGACTGGATCAATATGAGTATTCCGCCTCAACAAAAGAATTCAGGACGAGAGCTTTTGGGGAAGGTGTATGTCGGAAATTTGGCGGAATCGGGTCTGACAATGCTTTCAGGAAGACATCCGCAAAATGCGAATGAACTTTCGCTATGTATAGGAAGTGCTCGGCAGTATGGAATTTCAACAGGAGATAGCTTAGAAGTAGAGCTAGAGGGTGAGCGGGTAAAGATGTTGGTGTGTGGAATCTACCAGGACATCGGAAATATGGGCCAGGGCTTTCGCATGCATATCTCTGCTATTCGAGGGCTAAATCCTTTATTCGAAGTTTCTTTATTCGGACTTCAAGTCAAGAATAAGCAAGAGAAAGAAAAACTGAAAAGTCGCATTTTGAAGCGCTATGGAGAAGTCTTTGAGTTTGAAAGAAGCATAGGAGATATCATCCAGGATATGGGAATAGTCTCTGCGATTTGGGCTCTTGTTCAATTTCTTTGCCTATTCTTTTTTCTCATCATCGCCCTCTTGAATTCCTTTGATCTGGGCTTACTTTTTCGGGAGGAAAAAGGGCATTTGATCTTGCTCCAATCCTTAGGGAAGGAGCGAAAGGAAATCAGAAACGTCTTGCTTTTTCGTATAGCTCTGATTCTTTTTCCTGCCATTTTATTTGGATTGCTCTTGGGCAATTCTTTGGGAGCCCTCCTGATTAGCCAAATCAGTTCCGGTCTGGGTTTACCTGCTTTCCCCTACCAAATCAATTTCTCTCATAATTTTTTCCTGGGCCTGAGTCTCGGCGTCCTGCTATTTGTGCTCACATTTTGGAGGGCAAAAAGATTAGCCGCTCTACTTACTTGA
- a CDS encoding ABC transporter ATP-binding protein yields the protein MMQETLIQSKALSKSYDGKSLILENLDLRMEKGSFTVLMGRSGAGKSTLLNILAGLESFQSGELLYGYRSMQSASEKAWALFRRTKIGIIFQDHNLIPYLSLMENCLLAGRLGSDKIDGVKNRAQSLFKELGIDHLAGRLPSSVSGGERQRAAIARALINQPAILFADEPTGSLNEAAAKDVMEVFRRLHERGQSILLATHDLKAACFGTEVWFLRDGNTLSHWSAIGIEFAEKERRLYDWLQQQGW from the coding sequence ATGATGCAAGAGACCCTAATACAAAGTAAAGCTCTGAGCAAGTCTTATGATGGCAAAAGCCTGATTTTAGAGAATCTCGATTTGCGAATGGAGAAAGGCAGCTTCACAGTTCTTATGGGGCGTTCGGGAGCGGGTAAGTCTACTTTATTAAATATCCTGGCAGGCTTGGAAAGTTTTCAATCGGGAGAGTTATTGTATGGGTACAGATCGATGCAATCAGCTAGCGAAAAAGCCTGGGCCCTATTCCGACGAACAAAAATTGGGATCATTTTTCAGGATCATAACCTCATCCCCTATTTGAGCTTGATGGAAAATTGCTTGTTGGCAGGAAGACTGGGAAGCGATAAAATAGATGGGGTAAAAAACAGGGCTCAGTCTCTCTTTAAAGAATTGGGAATTGATCATCTGGCAGGACGACTGCCTTCTTCTGTTTCAGGTGGAGAGCGTCAAAGAGCTGCTATTGCCCGAGCACTCATCAATCAGCCTGCTATCCTTTTTGCTGACGAACCCACAGGTAGCCTCAACGAAGCTGCTGCGAAAGATGTGATGGAAGTCTTTCGGCGACTTCATGAAAGGGGCCAAAGCATTTTACTCGCTACCCATGATCTGAAAGCCGCTTGTTTTGGTACGGAAGTATGGTTTCTCCGAGATGGGAATACGCTCAGCCACTGGTCGGCAATTGGGATAGAGTTCGCAGAGAAAGAAAGGCGCTTATATGATTGGCTTCAACAACAAGGCTGGTAA
- a CDS encoding helix-turn-helix domain-containing protein, giving the protein MPAIAYLHIASLLFAVFFAFLLLSKKGKSLGDHLLLIFFGMLASNYGTMLVVALELSGYQWLLEISDASVFLYGPLLWCYVLSFTEVNFQFTPTYWGHAFPFVLALFVLEVFSLSGLDVPDALRTSFLVLKMLSVLFYILLIFSKLRTYRNQLKAFFSATDKIQLDWMYFLCWTILLVWSIAVLSLSLFFFFQIDIPLHGGLYSNIAVSLCVFILGWYGFRQSQVFSPAYMYKPLLQEQEIEVPETKYRNSGLQEGDAHLHLQKLLTFMEDKRPYLDQDLSLFKLSEEMSLSPNHLSQIINSLRQQNFFDFINQYRVEEVKKLMLSPQADQMTLLGLGMEAGFKSKASFNRAFKKFTGCTPSVFKEQLNDQ; this is encoded by the coding sequence ATGCCGGCCATTGCCTATCTACATATTGCCAGCTTATTGTTTGCTGTCTTTTTTGCCTTCTTGTTGTTGAGTAAAAAAGGCAAGAGCCTGGGAGACCATCTTCTCCTCATATTCTTTGGGATGCTGGCCAGTAATTATGGGACGATGTTGGTAGTAGCCCTAGAGCTTTCCGGCTATCAGTGGCTATTGGAAATAAGTGATGCCTCGGTTTTCCTCTATGGGCCTTTGCTTTGGTGTTATGTATTGAGTTTTACGGAGGTAAATTTTCAATTTACTCCTACTTATTGGGGACATGCTTTCCCTTTTGTTCTGGCACTATTTGTATTAGAAGTATTCTCGCTATCAGGTCTGGATGTTCCTGATGCTTTGAGAACAAGTTTTCTGGTCTTGAAAATGCTCAGTGTACTTTTCTATATCTTATTGATTTTTTCGAAACTCCGCACATACCGGAATCAGTTAAAAGCCTTTTTCTCGGCGACCGATAAGATTCAATTGGACTGGATGTATTTTTTATGCTGGACCATCCTCCTTGTATGGAGCATTGCAGTTTTGAGTCTTTCGCTTTTCTTTTTCTTTCAGATTGATATCCCTTTGCATGGTGGCCTTTACTCCAATATAGCCGTCAGTCTTTGTGTATTCATACTGGGCTGGTATGGTTTCCGTCAAAGTCAGGTGTTTAGCCCTGCATATATGTATAAACCGCTTTTGCAAGAGCAGGAAATAGAAGTTCCTGAAACCAAGTACAGGAATAGCGGACTACAGGAAGGAGATGCTCACTTACATCTTCAAAAACTCCTGACTTTCATGGAAGATAAGAGGCCCTATCTGGATCAGGACTTGAGCTTATTTAAGTTGTCGGAGGAAATGAGCCTTTCTCCTAACCATCTTTCTCAGATCATCAATTCTTTACGCCAGCAAAACTTCTTTGACTTTATCAATCAATATCGGGTAGAAGAGGTAAAAAAACTTATGCTCAGTCCACAAGCAGATCAGATGACCTTATTGGGACTGGGAATGGAAGCCGGCTTTAAAAGCAAAGCTTCTTTCAATCGGGCTTTTAAGAAATTTACCGGATGTACACCTAGCGTATTCAAGGAGCAATTAAATGATCAGTAA
- a CDS encoding DUF2341 domain-containing protein gives MRVLLLSLLVLACQLVSAQDCLVGWDYYRSVSVNNPGNTSLTDIQIPIDIDAKTLLMDGKIQLNGEDLRVTDENCNSLPYYLGINEADSSEKVWVKLASLPANDTVRLQLYYGNSTASSEMDGDATFIFFDDFSAGSVDTEKWETIGGFAKSEVNNGIYEYASDGMNPGPRFKFVRTKAVFSEEVEFDFRAKVSNSNGFGFSSADTLLDRLIYRQSGFGFDTLNQVAFNKDTTNNGFSISQSYPIIRFPRGEFRDGNIRAGVMNNIFTTTRFNNLDDMSMNADTFEVTQSPMSGFHFILSSFINFSVYLDYIRVRQILPDEVNVTLGEEQEAIANSIAFPGSTQLIDIYPNPAKHLVNLRGLESGSYQFRLINSQGQDIYHHRQQLYSGEEVQLQLNTLPDGMYWLIIVNQKSQRIASPLLIR, from the coding sequence ATGAGAGTGTTATTACTTAGCTTATTGGTCCTTGCCTGCCAATTGGTATCTGCACAGGATTGCTTAGTTGGATGGGATTATTATAGAAGTGTATCGGTAAATAATCCTGGCAATACAAGCCTCACTGATATCCAGATCCCTATAGACATCGATGCGAAAACCTTACTCATGGACGGCAAGATCCAACTCAATGGAGAAGACCTGAGAGTTACTGATGAAAATTGCAATTCCCTTCCTTATTATCTCGGTATAAATGAAGCAGACAGCTCAGAAAAAGTCTGGGTAAAACTTGCTTCCCTTCCCGCCAATGATACCGTCCGCCTACAGCTATACTATGGAAATTCTACTGCCTCCTCTGAAATGGATGGAGATGCCACTTTTATATTCTTCGATGACTTTTCTGCTGGCTCTGTAGATACAGAAAAATGGGAGACCATTGGAGGCTTTGCTAAATCTGAGGTGAATAATGGCATCTATGAATATGCCAGCGATGGAATGAATCCTGGCCCACGTTTCAAATTTGTCCGTACGAAAGCAGTATTCAGTGAAGAAGTTGAATTTGACTTCCGGGCGAAAGTGAGCAATTCCAATGGATTTGGATTTAGCAGCGCAGATACTTTGCTGGATAGATTGATTTATCGTCAATCCGGTTTTGGCTTTGATACCCTCAATCAGGTCGCTTTCAACAAAGATACCACCAACAATGGCTTTTCCATTAGCCAAAGTTATCCCATCATTCGTTTTCCAAGAGGAGAATTCAGAGATGGAAATATCCGCGCAGGTGTTATGAATAATATCTTCACTACGACGCGATTCAATAATCTGGATGACATGAGCATGAATGCCGACACCTTTGAGGTAACTCAGTCTCCTATGTCTGGTTTTCATTTCATCCTTTCTTCCTTCATCAATTTCTCTGTATATCTGGATTATATTCGGGTAAGGCAGATTCTCCCTGATGAGGTAAATGTAACGCTAGGAGAAGAACAGGAAGCCATTGCAAATTCTATTGCATTTCCGGGTTCCACCCAATTGATTGATATTTATCCAAATCCAGCAAAACACCTAGTAAATCTGCGTGGACTGGAGAGTGGATCATATCAATTCCGTTTGATCAATTCCCAGGGGCAGGATATCTATCATCATAGACAACAGCTTTATTCCGGCGAAGAAGTTCAGTTACAACTCAATACACTCCCCGATGGAATGTACTGGTTGATCATCGTGAATCAGAAGTCTCAGCGTATTGCTAGTCCGCTTTTGATTCGATAA
- a CDS encoding HAD-IIIC family phosphatase, translated as MEKSITAKALRQKSREIQADQIKHNMRIAILGYRSTQFLSKFLIQAGAIQGLDIEIYEADYIQVEMEVMNPASRLYTFKPDFIWIINSTYFLQKLFYKSAVKKDFGKAISQKYQGLAEQVRAHSSAQLIFNNFFEIPDSIYGHFSNKTSISFLNQLRRINVSFMDLAESIQELHLFDLNSMIHTKGLDRVLDSGLHINADIPFSMDFEAEIAWDFASLLTVFKGEIKKCLILDLDNTLWGGVIGDDGLEGIQIGSLGIGKAFTELQGWAKALKERGIILAICSKNTEEIAKEVFEKHEEMILRLDDIAVFVANWSNKADNIRHIQQVLNIGFDSMVFLDDNPAERALVQKELPEVSVPDLPQDPAEYLPFLRKLRLFETLSLSSLDKDRTRQYQEEAQRRSMQSSFSNMEDYLISLNMKGKILPFQDQHIARISQLSQRSNQFNLRTIRYTESEIKSLQENSLYLDFQVSLEDTYGTYGLISIVLLKKENSDRLFIENWLMSCRVLKRGLEKFVLNHLLEKAREIGIKKIVGEYLPTAKNKIVEHHYKELGFESLGNNQWELEVENYEAKTHFINI; from the coding sequence ATGGAAAAATCCATCACAGCAAAGGCTCTCAGACAAAAATCCCGAGAGATTCAAGCCGATCAAATCAAGCACAACATGCGCATAGCCATCCTTGGCTATCGTTCCACCCAATTCCTCTCCAAATTCCTCATACAAGCCGGAGCTATTCAGGGCCTTGATATTGAGATTTATGAGGCTGATTATATACAGGTGGAAATGGAAGTGATGAATCCTGCTTCCCGACTCTATACCTTCAAGCCTGACTTCATTTGGATTATCAATTCCACCTACTTTTTACAAAAGCTTTTTTATAAAAGTGCAGTAAAAAAGGACTTTGGAAAGGCAATTTCCCAGAAATATCAAGGCCTGGCTGAGCAGGTAAGGGCGCATAGTTCTGCACAATTAATCTTCAATAACTTCTTCGAAATTCCCGACAGCATTTACGGCCACTTTTCCAATAAAACTTCAATCTCATTTCTCAATCAGCTTAGAAGAATAAATGTCTCCTTCATGGACCTGGCAGAATCCATCCAAGAGCTTCACCTCTTCGACTTGAATTCAATGATTCATACCAAAGGCCTGGATAGGGTTTTGGATTCAGGCCTTCATATAAATGCAGACATTCCCTTTAGTATGGATTTCGAAGCAGAAATCGCCTGGGACTTTGCTTCTCTGCTCACGGTATTCAAAGGAGAGATTAAAAAATGCCTCATCCTCGATTTGGACAATACGCTTTGGGGAGGCGTAATAGGGGATGATGGCTTGGAGGGTATTCAGATCGGAAGTTTAGGTATAGGAAAGGCTTTTACCGAATTACAAGGCTGGGCGAAAGCCTTAAAAGAACGGGGCATTATTCTAGCCATCTGTAGCAAGAATACAGAGGAGATCGCCAAAGAAGTATTTGAAAAACATGAGGAAATGATTCTGAGATTGGACGACATTGCAGTATTTGTAGCCAATTGGTCCAATAAAGCAGACAACATCCGACACATCCAGCAAGTCCTGAATATCGGCTTTGACTCTATGGTTTTTCTCGATGATAATCCGGCAGAGAGAGCATTGGTACAAAAAGAATTGCCAGAGGTAAGCGTTCCGGATCTACCTCAAGATCCTGCAGAATATCTCCCCTTTCTCCGAAAACTCAGGCTTTTTGAAACCCTCTCTCTTTCCAGCCTGGATAAGGATCGCACTCGCCAATATCAGGAAGAGGCCCAAAGGCGTTCGATGCAGTCCTCCTTTAGCAATATGGAGGACTACTTAATCTCCCTGAATATGAAAGGAAAAATCCTGCCTTTTCAGGATCAACATATAGCCCGCATTTCACAACTGAGTCAACGCTCCAATCAATTCAATCTGCGCACCATTCGATACACAGAAAGTGAGATCAAGTCCCTCCAGGAAAATTCTTTATACCTAGACTTTCAAGTTAGCCTGGAAGATACCTATGGGACATATGGATTGATTTCTATTGTCCTGCTTAAAAAAGAAAATTCGGACCGCTTATTCATTGAGAACTGGCTGATGAGTTGTCGGGTTCTTAAGCGAGGGTTAGAAAAATTTGTACTCAATCATCTGCTGGAAAAAGCCAGAGAAATAGGAATAAAAAAGATTGTCGGGGAATACTTGCCCACGGCCAAAAACAAAATCGTTGAACATCATTATAAGGAATTGGGTTTTGAATCCCTGGGAAATAATCAATGGGAATTGGAGGTAGAAAACTACGAGGCAAAAACTCATTTCATCAACATTTAA